From Mus musculus strain C57BL/6J chromosome 17, GRCm38.p6 C57BL/6J, the proteins below share one genomic window:
- the Ndufv2 gene encoding NADH dehydrogenase [ubiquinone] flavoprotein 2, mitochondrial isoform 2 (isoform 2 is encoded by transcript variant 2): MNKVAEVLQVPPMRVYEVATFYTMYNRKPVGKYHIQVCTTTPCMLRDSDSILETLQRKLGIKVGETTPDKLFTLIEVECLGACVNAPMVQINDNYYEDLTPKDIEEIIDELKAGKVPKPGPRSGRFCCEPAGGLTSLTEPPKGPGFGVQAGL, from the exons ATGAACAAG GTGGCTGAAGTTTTACAAGTACCTCCAATGAGAGTATATGAAGTAGCAACTTTTTATACAATGTATAATCGAAAGCCAGTTGGGAAGTACCATATCCAGGTCTGCACTACTACACCTTGCATGCTGCGAGATTCTGACAGCATATTGGAGACCCTTCAGAGAAAGCTTG GAATAAAGGTTGGAGAGACTACACCTGACAAACTTTTCACTCTTATAGAAGTGGAATGTTTAGGGGCCTGTGTAAATGCACCGATGGTTCAAATAAATGACAACTACTAT GAGGATCTGACACCCAAGGATATTGAAGAGATTATTGATGAACTCAAAGCTGGAAAAGTTCCCAAACCAGGGCCAAG gAGTGGCCGCTTCTGTTGTGAGCCAGCTGGAGGCCTTACTTCTTTGACTGAACCACCCAAAGGACCTGGCTTTGGTGTGCAAGCAGGCCTTTAA